The following proteins come from a genomic window of Rutidosis leptorrhynchoides isolate AG116_Rl617_1_P2 chromosome 10, CSIRO_AGI_Rlap_v1, whole genome shotgun sequence:
- the LOC139872792 gene encoding thermospermine synthase ACAULIS5-like, whose product MGDLPFWNGNGNGNGNGNGNGNAYSQRKSCWYEEEIEDNLRWCFALNSILHTGTTQFQDIQLLDTKPFGKALVIDGKLQSAEIDEFIYHESLVHPPLLHHPNPKTIFIMGGGEGSTARELLRHKTVNKVVMCDIDEEVVDFCKSYLAVNSEAFCDPRLELIINDARAELVKRQDKYDVIIGDLADPIEGGPCYQLYTKTFYELTVKPRLTEGGVFVTQAGPAGVFSHTEVFSCIFNTLKQVFKYVVPYSAHIPSYADTWGWVMASDYPISLSPDELDLRMKQRINGENRYLDGKTFLSASTLSKAVRKSLEDETHVYTEGSARFIYGHGHGSTHTHNHA is encoded by the exons ATGGGTGATCTTCCTTTTTGGAATGGGAATGGGAATGGGAATGGGAATGGGAATGGGAATGGGAATGCATATTCTCAAAGGAAAAGTTGTTGGTATGAAGAAGAGATTGAAGACAACTTGAGATGGTGTTTTGCTCTTAATAG CATACTGCACACAGGAACCACTCAGTTCCAAGACATTCAACTCTTGGACACCAAGCCTTTTGGAAAG GCCTTGGTGATAGATGGAAAATTGCAAAGTGCCGAGATTGATGAATTCATTTACCATGAGTCACTTGTTCATCCACCACTTCTGCATCACCCAAA TCCCAAGACCATATTTATTATGGGAGGAGGTGAGGGTTCAACTGCAAGGGAACTACTTAGACACAAAACTGTGAACAAAGTTGTCATGTGTGACATTGATGAG GAAGTGGTGGACTTTTGCAAGTCGTATTTGGCGGTTAATAGTGAAGCCTTTTGTGATCCAAGACTAGAACTCATCATCAATGATGCAAG GGCGGAATTAGTGAAGAGACAAGATAAATATGATGTGATAATAGGAGATTTGGCTGATCCAATTGAAGGAGGCCCATGTTACCAACTATATACAAAGACCTTTTATGAACTTACTGTTAAACCAAGACTTACAGAAGGCGGTGTTTTTGTTACACAG GCTGGCCCTGCTGGTGTTTTTAGCCACACAGAAGTATTTTCTTGCATTTTCAACACTCTCAAACAAGTGTTCAAAT ATGTTGTGCCATACTCTGCTCATATTCCTTCATATGCGGACACATGGGGATGGGTCATG GCCTCAGATTACCCGATATCACTGAGCCCAGATGAACTTGACTTAAGAATGAAGCAAAGGATTAATGGCGAAAATCGATACCTTGATGGCAAAACGTTTCTTTCCGCTTCTACTTTGAGCAAAGCAGTTAGAAAATC ATTGGAAGATGAAACACATGTGTACACCGAAGGTTCAGCAAGGTTCATCTATGGACATGGTCATGGTTCGACTCACACACACAACCACGCTTGA